A single genomic interval of Streptomyces showdoensis harbors:
- a CDS encoding MoaD/ThiS family protein, with protein sequence MAVTVRIPTILRTYTGGASEVKAEGATLAEVIADLEKNHAGIAARVLDDQGKLRRFVNVYVNDDDVRFEQGLETATPDGAGVSIIPAVAGGC encoded by the coding sequence ATGGCCGTCACCGTCCGCATCCCCACCATCCTCCGCACCTACACCGGCGGCGCGTCCGAGGTGAAGGCGGAGGGCGCGACCCTCGCCGAGGTCATCGCCGACCTGGAGAAGAACCACGCCGGCATCGCCGCCCGCGTCCTGGACGACCAGGGCAAGCTGCGCCGCTTCGTCAACGTGTACGTCAACGACGACGACGTGCGCTTCGAGCAGGGTCTGGAGACCGCCACGCCCGACGGCGCGGGCGTCTCGATCATCCCCGCCGTCGCCGGCGGCTGCTGA
- a CDS encoding transporter substrate-binding domain-containing protein, which produces MTSAKPTPALVSDLAPTGTLRASINLGNPVLAQGTPDAPAGITVDLAREIGARLGVPVELLCFDAARKSYEAMATGRADLCFLAVEPAREAEVAFTAPYVVIEGVYAVPRDSALTSPEEVDAPGVRIGVKAGSAYDLYLTRTLRHATLVRGEEGVDTFAAQSLEAGAGIRQPMTAYAAAHPEVRLLDPRFMQIRQAVGTPVTRSAETVAFLRATIGELKTNGFVTASLERAGQDTGLLAGPEA; this is translated from the coding sequence ATGACCTCTGCGAAGCCCACCCCCGCCCTCGTCTCCGACCTGGCCCCGACCGGCACCCTGCGCGCCTCGATCAACCTGGGCAACCCGGTCCTGGCCCAGGGCACGCCGGACGCCCCCGCCGGGATCACGGTGGACCTGGCCCGCGAGATCGGCGCCCGGCTCGGCGTCCCGGTGGAGCTGCTGTGCTTCGACGCGGCCCGCAAGTCGTACGAGGCGATGGCGACCGGCCGCGCCGACCTCTGCTTCCTCGCCGTCGAGCCGGCGCGCGAGGCGGAGGTCGCGTTCACGGCGCCGTACGTCGTCATCGAGGGCGTGTACGCGGTGCCGCGCGACTCCGCCCTGACGAGCCCCGAGGAGGTCGACGCCCCGGGCGTCCGCATCGGCGTGAAGGCGGGCTCGGCGTACGACCTCTACCTCACCCGCACCCTGCGCCACGCGACGCTGGTGCGCGGCGAGGAGGGCGTCGACACGTTCGCCGCGCAGTCCCTGGAGGCGGGCGCGGGCATCCGCCAGCCGATGACCGCGTACGCGGCGGCACACCCGGAGGTCCGCCTCCTCGACCCCCGCTTCATGCAGATCCGGCAGGCCGTGGGCACCCCGGTGACCCGCTCCGCGGAGACGGTCGCCTTCCTCCGCGCGACGATCGGGGAACTGAAGACGAACGGCTTCGTGACGGCGTCCCTGGAACGAGCGGGCCAGGACACGGGCCTGCTGGCGGGCCCGGAGGCGTAA
- a CDS encoding SRPBCC family protein, giving the protein MITLLTTPAERELVITRTFEAPVSRVWEAWTRPEHVRAWYGVSGLTMSVCEVDLRPGGAWRWGQRAPDGQEIVFSGTYEEIVPSERIVYSEVFEQMPGAEPVRVILAFDATPDGGTALTSTSFWPSTETRDQALAAGMEAGVREQYDRLADHLRTM; this is encoded by the coding sequence ATGATCACGCTGCTGACGACACCGGCGGAACGCGAGCTGGTCATCACCCGCACCTTCGAAGCGCCCGTCTCGCGGGTCTGGGAGGCCTGGACGCGGCCCGAGCACGTCCGCGCGTGGTACGGCGTCTCGGGCCTGACCATGTCCGTCTGCGAGGTCGACCTGAGGCCGGGCGGCGCCTGGCGCTGGGGGCAGCGGGCCCCCGACGGGCAGGAGATCGTCTTCTCGGGCACGTACGAGGAGATCGTGCCGAGCGAGCGGATCGTCTACTCGGAGGTCTTCGAGCAGATGCCGGGCGCCGAGCCGGTCCGCGTGATCCTCGCCTTCGACGCGACCCCGGACGGCGGCACCGCGCTGACCAGCACCTCCTTCTGGCCGTCCACGGAGACCCGGGACCAGGCGCTGGCGGCGGGCATGGAGGCGGGGGTGAGGGAGCAGTACGACCGGCTGGCCGACCACCTCCGCACGATGTGA
- the thrC gene encoding threonine synthase yields the protein MAVQTVAPGTTVDLGPASGLSCRECGESFPLGPIFACELCFGPLEVAYELPSGDPEELRKRIEAGPANIWRYAPLLPVPADVAEKPNLNPGWTPLVKADNLARELGVEPGKLFVKDDSGNPTHSFKDRVVAQAIEAARAFGFTTLSCSSTGNLAGAVGAAAARAGFRSCVFIPHDLEQGKVVMAGVYGGDLVAIEGNYDDVNRFCSELIGDPLGEGWGFVNVNLRPYYGEGSKTLAYEICEQLGWVIPDQLVIPIASGSQLTKIDKGLQELIKLGLVEDKPYKIFGAQAEGCSPVSVAFKAGHDVVKPQKPNTIAKSLAIGNPADGPYVLDIARRTGGAVEDVNDEQVVDAIKLLARTEGIFAETAGGVTVGVTRKLVEAGLIDPALTTVVLNTGDGLKTLDAVADSSQATATIRPSLDAFRDAGLAH from the coding sequence ATGGCTGTACAGACCGTCGCACCCGGAACCACCGTCGACCTCGGTCCCGCTTCCGGACTCTCCTGTCGCGAATGCGGTGAATCCTTCCCGCTCGGCCCGATCTTCGCCTGCGAACTGTGTTTCGGCCCGCTCGAAGTCGCGTACGAGCTGCCCTCCGGTGACCCGGAGGAGCTGCGCAAGCGCATCGAGGCCGGCCCCGCCAACATCTGGCGCTACGCCCCGCTGCTGCCCGTCCCGGCCGACGTCGCCGAGAAGCCCAACCTGAACCCCGGCTGGACCCCGCTGGTCAAGGCCGACAACCTGGCCCGCGAGCTCGGCGTCGAGCCCGGGAAGCTGTTCGTCAAGGACGACTCCGGCAACCCGACCCACTCCTTCAAGGACCGGGTCGTCGCCCAGGCCATCGAGGCCGCCCGCGCCTTCGGCTTCACCACCCTCTCCTGCTCCTCCACCGGCAACCTGGCCGGCGCCGTCGGCGCCGCCGCCGCCCGGGCCGGCTTCCGCTCCTGCGTCTTCATCCCGCACGACCTGGAGCAGGGCAAGGTCGTCATGGCCGGCGTCTACGGCGGCGACCTGGTCGCCATCGAGGGCAACTACGACGACGTCAACCGCTTCTGCTCGGAGCTCATCGGCGACCCGCTGGGCGAGGGCTGGGGCTTCGTCAACGTCAACCTGCGCCCGTACTACGGCGAGGGCTCCAAGACCCTCGCGTACGAGATCTGCGAGCAGCTCGGCTGGGTCATCCCGGACCAGCTGGTGATCCCGATCGCCTCCGGCTCGCAGCTCACCAAGATCGACAAGGGTCTGCAGGAGCTCATCAAGCTGGGCCTGGTCGAGGACAAGCCGTACAAGATCTTCGGCGCCCAGGCCGAGGGCTGCTCCCCGGTCTCGGTCGCCTTCAAGGCCGGCCACGACGTCGTGAAGCCCCAGAAGCCGAACACCATCGCCAAGTCGCTCGCCATCGGCAACCCGGCCGACGGCCCGTACGTGCTCGACATCGCCCGCCGCACCGGCGGCGCCGTGGAGGACGTGAACGACGAGCAGGTCGTCGACGCGATCAAGCTCCTCGCCCGCACCGAGGGCATCTTCGCCGAGACCGCGGGCGGCGTGACCGTCGGCGTCACGCGGAAGCTGGTCGAGGCCGGCCTCATCGACCCGGCGCTGACGACGGTGGTCCTCAACACCGGCGACGGCCTCAAGACCCTGGACGCCGTGGCCGACAGTTCTCAGGCGACCGCCACCATCCGCCCGAGCCTGGACGCGTTCCGCGACGCGGGCCTGGCCCACTGA
- a CDS encoding glucosyl-3-phosphoglycerate synthase: MLEEVERWLARRSWSVADRPLERVLAAKRGTKVSVVLPALNEEATVGAIVSVIRRELMTEAVPLVDELVVIDSGSTDRTAEVAAAAGARVVARDAILPRIPAVPGKGEVLWRSLMVTTGDVVCFVDADLRDFSADFVSGIVGPLLTEPDVDFVKAMYDRPLGDTPGQGGRVTELVARPLLNLHWPQLAGFVQPLGGEYAARRSLLERLPFPVGYGVELGLLVDALHTVGLDALAQVDVGVRKHRHQDGQALGRMAAAIYRTAQLRLSRGHLVRPWLTQFERGERGFEPRTYPVDTEERPPMAEIAEYARRRVA; the protein is encoded by the coding sequence TTGCTGGAAGAGGTGGAGCGCTGGCTGGCCCGGCGGTCCTGGTCCGTTGCCGACCGCCCGCTGGAGCGCGTCCTCGCCGCCAAGCGCGGCACGAAGGTCAGCGTGGTGCTGCCCGCGCTGAACGAGGAGGCGACGGTCGGCGCGATCGTCTCGGTGATCCGCCGCGAGCTGATGACCGAGGCGGTGCCGCTGGTGGACGAGCTCGTGGTGATCGACTCGGGCTCGACGGACCGTACGGCGGAGGTCGCGGCGGCGGCCGGCGCGCGGGTGGTGGCGCGCGACGCGATCCTGCCCCGGATACCGGCGGTGCCCGGCAAGGGCGAGGTCCTCTGGCGGTCACTGATGGTGACGACCGGGGACGTGGTCTGCTTCGTCGACGCGGACCTGCGGGACTTCTCCGCGGACTTCGTCTCCGGCATCGTGGGCCCGCTGCTCACCGAGCCGGACGTCGACTTCGTGAAGGCGATGTACGACCGCCCGCTCGGCGACACCCCTGGTCAGGGCGGTCGGGTGACGGAGCTGGTGGCGCGCCCGCTGCTCAATCTGCACTGGCCGCAGCTGGCCGGCTTCGTCCAGCCGCTGGGCGGCGAGTACGCGGCGCGGCGCTCGCTGCTGGAGCGGCTGCCGTTCCCGGTCGGTTACGGAGTGGAGCTGGGCCTGCTCGTCGACGCGCTGCACACGGTGGGCCTGGACGCGCTCGCGCAGGTGGACGTGGGGGTGCGCAAGCACCGGCACCAGGACGGGCAGGCGCTGGGCCGGATGGCGGCCGCGATCTACCGGACGGCGCAGCTGCGGCTGTCGCGGGGGCACCTGGTGCGGCCCTGGCTGACCCAGTTCGAGCGGGGCGAGCGGGGCTTCGAGCCGCGTACGTACCCGGTGGACACCGAGGAGCGCCCGCCGATGGCGGAGATCGCGGAGTACGCCCGGCGCCGCGTGGCGTAA
- a CDS encoding aldo/keto reductase, protein MTTDLTAPPAPLSLPAAAAGTWLLGDLPVRRIGFGTMRLPQTGGALVEDAVPRDREQAIGVLRRAVELGVNHLDTAAFYFSRLRSANELINRALAGPSGRYPEDLVIATKVGPARDASGAWTEHARTPRELRAQVEENLRQLGRDHLDVVNLRVLGTDSVAERFGALAELRTAGLIRHLGVSNVTPEQLEEARRIAPVVCVQNMYGIGVRPEYAEFVRHCGDQGIAFVPFYSIAAAGREGGTTAAPEPAAILAVARAHDATPAQIRLAWTLHQGPHLLAIPGTGDLGHLADNVAAGALKLTEEDLALLAEAHEPPAA, encoded by the coding sequence ATGACCACAGACCTGACCGCTCCGCCCGCCCCCCTGTCCCTCCCCGCCGCCGCCGCGGGCACCTGGCTGCTCGGCGACCTCCCCGTCCGCCGCATCGGCTTCGGCACCATGCGACTGCCGCAGACCGGTGGCGCCCTCGTCGAGGACGCCGTGCCGAGGGACCGCGAGCAGGCGATCGGCGTCCTGCGCAGGGCAGTCGAGCTCGGCGTGAACCACCTGGATACCGCCGCTTTCTACTTCTCGCGCCTGCGCTCCGCCAACGAGCTCATCAACCGCGCGCTCGCCGGACCCTCGGGCCGGTACCCCGAGGACCTGGTCATCGCGACGAAGGTCGGCCCCGCGCGGGACGCCTCCGGCGCCTGGACCGAGCACGCCCGCACCCCGCGGGAGCTGCGCGCCCAGGTCGAGGAGAACCTGCGCCAGCTCGGCCGCGACCACCTCGACGTCGTGAACCTCCGGGTCCTCGGCACCGACTCCGTCGCCGAACGCTTCGGCGCCCTGGCCGAACTCCGCACGGCCGGCCTCATCCGCCACCTCGGCGTCTCCAACGTCACCCCCGAACAGCTCGAAGAGGCCCGGCGGATCGCGCCCGTGGTCTGCGTGCAGAACATGTACGGGATCGGAGTGCGCCCGGAGTACGCGGAGTTCGTGCGCCACTGCGGCGACCAGGGCATCGCGTTCGTGCCGTTCTACTCGATCGCCGCGGCGGGCCGTGAGGGCGGCACGACGGCCGCGCCGGAGCCGGCGGCGATCCTCGCCGTGGCCCGCGCGCACGACGCGACCCCGGCCCAGATCCGCCTCGCCTGGACCCTCCACCAGGGCCCCCACCTGCTCGCCATCCCCGGCACCGGCGACCTCGGCCACCTGGCGGACAACGTGGCGGCGGGCGCGCTGAAGCTGACCGAGGAGGATCTGGCCCTCCTGGCCGAGGCCCACGAACCGCCCGCGGCCTGA
- a CDS encoding alpha/beta hydrolase — protein MTTSAGLALALALSSAALAVPAAGPAGVSAPVSSGSSSAALAWEKCGPEGLRQECATLTVPLDYAEPDGRQATLSVSRILSGRPEARRGVLLVVPGGPGGSGVQRLSAKGPALVKELGGAYDLVAFDPRGVGGSMKADCGLADEDRHLVNLRSWPAADGSIDVSVARSRRIAEACARNGGAELRSLTTANQVRDMDRLREALGERKVSVWGVSYGTYVTAQYAQKFPRHTDRLVLDSSADPDPRTVAQGWLRGMARGAEDRFSDFAAWAAHPDRAGEGLRLAERAEDVRPLVLDLAARLDREPKPSTTPGVPLTGNLLRQALQMALYSDSQFEGFARLVQQAGTPGAKPVLPPALSGPMPGSDAAVTVGVICNDVKWRGSVRSYERAVAADRAAYPLTAGMPANITPCSFWKGGPVEKPTRLTDEGPSNILMIQSLRDPSTPHSEGLKMRRALGAKARLVSVDHGGHGMYLGNGNACGDRTVTRFLLTGERPATDVGC, from the coding sequence ATGACGACTTCCGCTGGTCTCGCGCTCGCCCTGGCCCTCTCCTCCGCCGCCCTCGCCGTCCCCGCGGCGGGACCGGCCGGGGTCTCCGCGCCGGTCTCCTCCGGCTCCTCCTCCGCCGCCCTCGCCTGGGAGAAGTGCGGTCCCGAGGGCCTGCGCCAGGAGTGCGCCACGCTCACCGTCCCGCTCGACTACGCCGAGCCCGACGGGCGCCAGGCCACGCTCTCCGTGTCCCGGATCCTCAGCGGCCGGCCCGAGGCCCGGCGCGGGGTGCTGCTGGTGGTGCCGGGCGGGCCCGGCGGGTCGGGGGTGCAGCGGCTGTCGGCCAAGGGGCCGGCGCTGGTGAAGGAGCTGGGCGGCGCGTACGACCTGGTGGCCTTCGACCCGCGCGGGGTCGGCGGCAGCATGAAGGCGGACTGCGGGCTCGCCGACGAGGACCGGCACCTGGTGAACCTGCGCAGCTGGCCCGCCGCCGACGGCTCCATCGACGTCTCCGTCGCGCGCTCCCGCCGCATCGCGGAGGCCTGCGCCCGCAACGGAGGCGCCGAGCTGCGCAGCCTCACCACCGCCAACCAGGTGCGGGACATGGACCGGCTGCGGGAGGCGCTCGGCGAGCGGAAGGTGTCGGTCTGGGGCGTCTCGTACGGCACCTACGTCACCGCGCAGTACGCGCAGAAGTTCCCGCGGCACACCGACCGGCTGGTGCTGGACAGCAGCGCCGACCCGGATCCGCGCACGGTCGCCCAGGGCTGGCTGCGCGGGATGGCGCGGGGCGCCGAGGACCGCTTCTCCGACTTCGCCGCCTGGGCCGCGCACCCGGACCGGGCGGGGGAGGGGCTGCGGCTCGCCGAGCGGGCCGAGGACGTGCGGCCCCTGGTCCTGGATCTCGCGGCCCGGCTGGACCGGGAGCCGAAGCCGTCGACGACGCCGGGCGTGCCGCTGACCGGCAACCTGCTCCGCCAGGCCCTGCAGATGGCGCTCTACTCGGACTCCCAGTTCGAGGGCTTCGCCCGGCTCGTGCAGCAGGCCGGGACGCCGGGCGCGAAGCCCGTCCTCCCGCCCGCCCTGTCGGGCCCGATGCCGGGTTCCGACGCGGCCGTCACGGTCGGCGTCATCTGCAACGACGTGAAGTGGCGCGGTTCCGTCCGCTCGTACGAGCGGGCCGTCGCCGCCGACCGGGCCGCGTACCCGCTGACGGCGGGCATGCCGGCCAACATCACGCCCTGCTCCTTCTGGAAGGGCGGCCCCGTCGAGAAGCCCACCCGTCTCACCGACGAGGGCCCCTCCAACATCCTCATGATCCAGAGCCTGCGCGACCCCTCCACCCCGCACTCCGAGGGCCTCAAGATGCGCCGGGCCCTGGGCGCCAAGGCCCGGCTGGTCTCCGTCGACCACGGCGGCCACGGCATGTACCTGGGCAACGGCAACGCCTGCGGCGACCGCACGGTGACCCGCTTCCTGCTGACGGGCGAGCGGCCGGCGACGGACGTCGGCTGCTGA
- a CDS encoding cold-shock protein, whose translation MAQGTVKWFNAEKGYGFIAVDGGADVFVHYSAIQMDGYRTLEEGQRVEFEISQGQKGPQADMVKLATA comes from the coding sequence ATGGCTCAGGGCACCGTCAAGTGGTTCAACGCGGAGAAGGGCTACGGCTTCATCGCGGTCGACGGTGGTGCGGATGTTTTCGTCCACTACAGCGCGATCCAGATGGACGGCTACCGCACCCTTGAAGAAGGGCAGCGGGTCGAGTTCGAGATCTCGCAGGGCCAGAAGGGTCCGCAGGCGGACATGGTCAAGCTCGCCACCGCCTGA
- a CDS encoding class I SAM-dependent methyltransferase yields the protein MNRTDRTAHTTRTTRTTEDVLRLLDGLFAQDVDKWQGFYDDRSRPVPFFVPKPDENLVGYLDGGLVPTGGRALDLGCGPGRNALHLAERGFRVDAVDLSPGALAWARERAQEAGRDVRFLHGDAFAPETDAALDGPYDLIYDSGCFHHLAPHRRVTYLAFLSRHLAPGGHFALTCFAAGPGGMGSELPDPAFYRDRSLHGGLAYTAEALREVFDAFEPVDLRRMRDETPSSPLFGEPFLWTGLFRRS from the coding sequence ATGAACCGTACGGACCGCACGGCCCACACCACCCGCACGACCCGCACCACCGAGGACGTCCTCCGCCTCCTGGACGGCCTGTTCGCGCAGGACGTCGACAAGTGGCAGGGCTTCTACGACGACCGCTCGCGCCCGGTGCCGTTCTTCGTGCCGAAGCCGGACGAGAACCTGGTCGGGTACCTCGACGGCGGCCTCGTCCCAACCGGCGGGCGCGCCCTCGACCTCGGCTGCGGTCCCGGCCGGAACGCGCTGCACCTCGCCGAACGGGGCTTCCGCGTCGACGCGGTGGACCTCTCGCCGGGGGCCCTCGCCTGGGCCCGCGAGCGCGCCCAGGAGGCCGGCCGGGACGTCCGGTTCCTCCACGGGGACGCGTTCGCCCCGGAGACGGACGCCGCGCTCGACGGCCCGTACGACCTGATCTACGACTCGGGCTGCTTCCACCACCTCGCGCCCCACCGCCGCGTCACCTACCTCGCCTTCCTCTCCCGCCACCTCGCCCCCGGCGGCCACTTCGCCCTCACCTGCTTCGCCGCCGGCCCCGGCGGCATGGGCTCCGAACTCCCCGACCCCGCCTTCTACCGCGACCGCTCCCTCCACGGCGGCCTCGCCTACACGGCCGAGGCGCTCCGCGAGGTCTTCGACGCCTTCGAACCCGTCGACCTGCGCCGCATGCGCGACGAGACACCGAGCTCCCCCCTCTTCGGCGAGCCCTTCCTGTGGACGGGGCTTTTCCGCCGCAGCTAG
- a CDS encoding PTS transporter subunit EIIC has product MSTDDKNRAIAAAILPLVGGAENISSVAHCMTRLRLGLRDRSLVQDEALKAVPAVMGVVEDDTYQIVLGPGTVARVTPEFEALVAAAPKPAHSADDLAAQGAAIKAAQKARNQTPVKLLLRKIANIFVPLIPALIGCGIIAGLNGLLVNLGWLPGITPALAAIASGFMALIAVFVGFNTAKEFGGTPILGGAVASIIVFAGVAKIEVFGQTLSPGQGGVLGALGAAVLAVYVEKWCRRWVPEALDVLVTPTLTVLISGLVTIFGLMFVAGEISQGIGDFATWLLANAGAGAGFLLGGLFLPLVMLGLHQALIPIHTTLIEQQGYTVLLPILAMAGAGQVGAAMAVYRKLPRNGSIRRTIKSALPAGFLGVGEPLIYGVSLPLGRPFITACIGGAFGGGFVGLFNMLGDQVGSTAIGPSGWALFPLLDGNKGLGETIAIYAGGLLVGYVVGFLATYFFGFSKELIEEFDVDTETAPETAAGAGAAPGAGTAPEPATAPEPAKV; this is encoded by the coding sequence ATGAGCACAGACGACAAGAACCGCGCCATCGCCGCCGCGATCCTCCCCCTCGTCGGCGGCGCAGAGAACATCAGCTCCGTGGCCCACTGCATGACCCGCCTCCGGCTGGGTCTGCGGGACCGCTCGCTCGTCCAGGACGAAGCCCTCAAGGCCGTGCCGGCCGTGATGGGTGTGGTGGAGGACGACACGTACCAGATCGTCCTCGGCCCGGGCACCGTCGCCCGCGTGACCCCCGAGTTCGAGGCCCTGGTCGCCGCGGCCCCCAAGCCCGCCCACTCCGCCGACGACCTCGCCGCCCAGGGCGCGGCGATCAAGGCGGCGCAGAAGGCGAGGAACCAGACCCCGGTCAAGCTGCTCCTGCGCAAGATCGCGAACATCTTCGTCCCGCTGATCCCCGCCCTCATCGGCTGCGGCATCATCGCCGGCCTCAACGGCCTGCTCGTCAACCTCGGCTGGCTGCCCGGCATCACCCCCGCGCTCGCCGCCATCGCCAGCGGCTTCATGGCCCTGATCGCGGTCTTCGTCGGCTTCAACACGGCCAAGGAGTTCGGCGGTACGCCCATCCTCGGCGGCGCGGTCGCGTCCATCATCGTCTTCGCCGGCGTCGCCAAGATCGAGGTCTTCGGCCAGACCCTCTCCCCCGGCCAGGGCGGCGTCCTCGGCGCGCTCGGCGCGGCGGTCCTCGCCGTGTACGTGGAGAAGTGGTGCCGCCGCTGGGTCCCCGAAGCCCTCGACGTGCTGGTCACCCCCACCCTCACCGTGCTGATCTCCGGCCTCGTCACGATCTTCGGCCTGATGTTCGTGGCCGGTGAGATCTCCCAGGGCATCGGCGACTTCGCCACCTGGCTGCTCGCGAACGCGGGCGCCGGCGCGGGCTTCCTCCTCGGCGGCCTCTTCCTCCCGCTGGTGATGCTCGGCCTCCACCAGGCCCTGATCCCCATCCACACCACCCTGATCGAGCAGCAGGGCTACACCGTCCTCCTGCCCATCCTGGCGATGGCGGGCGCGGGCCAGGTCGGCGCGGCGATGGCCGTCTACCGCAAGCTCCCCCGCAACGGCTCGATCCGCCGCACCATCAAGTCCGCCCTCCCGGCCGGCTTCCTCGGCGTCGGCGAGCCCCTGATCTACGGCGTCTCGCTGCCCCTGGGCCGCCCCTTCATCACCGCCTGCATCGGCGGCGCCTTCGGCGGCGGCTTCGTCGGCCTCTTCAACATGCTGGGCGACCAGGTCGGCTCCACCGCCATCGGCCCCTCGGGCTGGGCCCTCTTCCCCCTCCTCGACGGCAACAAGGGCCTCGGCGAGACCATCGCGATCTACGCGGGCGGCCTCCTCGTCGGCTACGTGGTGGGCTTCCTGGCCACGTACTTCTTCGGCTTCAGCAAGGAGCTGATCGAGGAGTTCGACGTGGACACGGAGACGGCCCCGGAGACCGCGGCCGGGGCCGGGGCGGCCCCGGGCGCGGGCACCGCCCCCGAACCGGCCACGGCGCCCGAACCAGCGAAGGTCTGA
- the groL gene encoding chaperonin GroEL (60 kDa chaperone family; promotes refolding of misfolded polypeptides especially under stressful conditions; forms two stacked rings of heptamers to form a barrel-shaped 14mer; ends can be capped by GroES; misfolded proteins enter the barrel where they are refolded when GroES binds): MAKIIAFDEEARRGLERGMNQLADAVKVTLGPKGRNVVLEKKWGAPTITNDGVSIAKEIELEDPYEKIGAELVKEVAKKTDDVAGDGTTTATVLAQALVREGLRNVAAGANPMALKRGIEKAVEAVSGALLEQAKDVETKEQIASTASISAADTQIGELIAEAMDKVGKEGVITVEESQTFGLELELTEGMRFDKGYISAYFATDMERMEAALDDPYILIVNSKISSVKDLLPLLEKVMQSGKPLLIIAEDVEGEALSTLVVNKIRGTFKSVAVKAPGFGDRRKAMLNDIAILTGGTVISEEVGLKLENAGLDLLGRARKVVITKDETTIVDGAGDSEQVAGRVNQIRAEIENSDSDYDREKLQERLAKLAGGVAVIKAGAATEVELKERKHRIEDAVRNAKAAVEEGIVAGGGVALLQASAVFEKLELDGDEATGANAVKLALEAPLKQIAVNGGLEGGVVVEKVRNLPVGHGLNAASGEYVDMIAEGIIDPAKVTRSALQNAASIAALFLTTEAVIADKPEKASAPAGGGMPGGDMDF, encoded by the coding sequence ATGGCCAAGATCATCGCGTTCGACGAGGAGGCCCGGCGCGGTCTCGAGCGCGGCATGAACCAGCTCGCTGACGCCGTCAAGGTCACCCTCGGCCCCAAGGGCCGCAACGTCGTCCTCGAGAAGAAGTGGGGCGCCCCCACGATCACCAACGATGGTGTCTCCATCGCCAAGGAGATCGAGCTCGAGGACCCGTACGAGAAGATCGGCGCCGAGCTGGTCAAGGAAGTCGCCAAGAAGACGGACGACGTCGCCGGCGACGGTACGACCACCGCCACCGTCCTCGCCCAGGCGCTCGTCCGCGAGGGTCTGCGCAACGTGGCCGCCGGTGCCAACCCGATGGCTCTCAAGCGCGGCATCGAGAAGGCCGTCGAGGCCGTCTCGGGCGCCCTGCTCGAGCAGGCGAAGGATGTCGAGACCAAGGAGCAGATCGCTTCCACGGCCTCCATCTCCGCCGCCGACACCCAGATCGGCGAGCTCATCGCCGAGGCGATGGACAAGGTCGGCAAGGAAGGCGTCATCACCGTCGAGGAGTCGCAGACCTTCGGGCTCGAGCTCGAGCTCACCGAGGGCATGCGCTTCGACAAGGGCTACATCTCGGCGTACTTCGCGACCGACATGGAGCGCATGGAGGCGGCCCTGGATGACCCGTACATCCTGATCGTCAACTCCAAGATCTCCTCGGTCAAGGACCTGCTCCCGCTCCTCGAGAAGGTCATGCAGTCGGGCAAGCCCCTGCTGATCATCGCCGAGGACGTCGAGGGCGAGGCCCTGTCGACCCTGGTCGTCAACAAGATCCGCGGCACCTTCAAGTCCGTCGCGGTCAAGGCCCCGGGCTTCGGCGACCGCCGCAAGGCCATGCTGAACGACATCGCCATCCTCACCGGCGGCACGGTCATCTCCGAGGAGGTCGGCCTCAAGCTGGAGAACGCGGGCCTCGACCTGCTGGGCCGCGCCCGCAAGGTCGTCATCACCAAGGACGAGACCACCATCGTCGACGGTGCCGGTGACAGCGAGCAGGTCGCCGGTCGCGTGAACCAGATCCGCGCCGAGATCGAGAACAGCGACTCGGACTACGACCGCGAGAAGCTCCAGGAGCGCCTGGCGAAGCTCGCCGGTGGCGTCGCCGTCATCAAGGCCGGTGCCGCGACCGAGGTCGAGCTCAAGGAGCGCAAGCACCGCATCGAGGACGCCGTGCGCAACGCGAAGGCGGCCGTCGAGGAGGGCATCGTCGCCGGTGGCGGCGTGGCCCTGCTGCAGGCCTCCGCGGTCTTCGAGAAGCTGGAGCTGGACGGCGACGAGGCCACCGGTGCCAACGCCGTCAAGCTGGCCCTGGAGGCCCCGCTCAAGCAGATCGCCGTCAACGGTGGTCTCGAGGGTGGCGTCGTCGTCGAGAAGGTGCGCAACCTCCCCGTCGGCCACGGTCTGAACGCCGCGTCCGGTGAGTACGTCGACATGATCGCCGAGGGCATCATCGACCCGGCGAAGGTCACCCGCTCCGCGCTGCAGAACGCGGCGTCCATCGCGGCCCTGTTCCTCACCACCGAGGCCGTCATCGCCGACAAGCCGGAGAAGGCGTCCGCGCCGGCCGGCGGCGGCATGCCGGGCGGTGACATGGACTTCTGA